The Streptomyces sp. NBC_00775 genome includes the window CCGGGCGTGGGGAACTTCTTGGCAGGCAAGGTCATCGCCGTCACGGGGGCTGGGCGGGGGATCGGCCGTGCCGTGGCGCTGGCCGCGGCAGCCGAGGGCGCGCGCGTCGTCGTCAACGACTACGGCGTCTCCATCGACGGCGCCGAGCCGACGAGCTCGATCGCCGACGCCGTCGTCAAGGAGATCGAGGCGGCGGGCGGCGACGCGGTCGCCGTCGCCGACGACATCTCGACGATGGCGGGCGGACAGCGGGTCGTCGACACCGCGCTGGCGTCGTACGGACGGATCGACGGCGTGGTGTGCGTGGCCGGGATCCTGCGCGAACGGATGCTTTTCAACATGACCGAGGAGGAGTGGGACCCGGTCGTCGCCACCCACCTCAAGGGCACGTTCACGCTCTTCCGGGCCGCCTCCGCGGTGATGCGCAAGCAGGGCTCGGGGACGCTGATCGGCTTCACCAGCGGCAACCATCAGGGGTCCGTCTCCCAGGCCAACTACAGCGCGGCCAAGGGCGGGATCATCTCGCTCGTCCGCAGCGCGGCGCTGGGACTGCACAAGTACGGGGTGACGGCGAACGCGGTCGCACCGGTCGCCCGCACCCGGATGTCGGCCAACGTCCCCATGGAGCTCAAGGAGATCGGCGAGCCCGAGGACGTCGCCGCGCTGGTGGTGTACCTGCTCTCCGAGCGTGCGCGGGAGGAACGGATCACCGGGCAGGTGTACACCATCGCCGGACCCAAGATCGCGGTGTGGGCGCAGCCGCGGGAGCTGCGGGCGGGGTATGCGGAGGGGGTCTGGACGCCGGAGCGGATCGCGGACTTTCTGCCGGGGACGGTGGGGGTGGATCCGATGCCGTTGCTGGAGGGGGTGGAGGCGATGGCTCGGGCTGCGGGGGAGGGGGCGCGGCCCAATGCGTAGATCCGGGGGGCAGGTTTTCGCCCCCGCCGCCCCTACCCGTCCCATCCCGTTCCTGGGGGCTGCGCCCCCAGACCCCCCTAAAAGATTGCGCAGTTCCCCGCGCCCCTGAAAAACGGGGGCGGGCGGGGGGATCGCGGGGCGAAGCCCCGCGCCTTCAGGGGCGCGGGGAACTGCGCGAGCAACCCCCACCCACCCGCAGCCGACGAACAACCCACGGGGTCGAAGGGGCAGAGCCCCTGGGGGATGGGACGGGTAGGGGCGGCGGGGGCGAGACAACGCGAAGGTGGCGAGCGTGGAGTTTGGATTCGGGCCGCAGGACGAGGTGTTCCGGGGCGAGGCGCGGGCCTGGTTGCGGGCGCGTCTCGGTGGTGGGGACTGGGACCGTCGGGAATGGGAACGGGAGCTCGGGCGGGATGGGTGGATCGGGCTCGGGTGGGATGAGGACGGGTATGGAAACCGGCGGGCGAGCCTGACCCAACAGGTCGTCTGGGCCGAGGAGTACGCCCGGACGAAGGCACCCGCCCGCTCGGGACACATCGGCGAGAACCTGCTGGCCCCCACCCTCATCGCCCACGGGACGGCGGAACAGAAGGCCCGCTTTCTGCGCCCCGTCGCCCGGGGTGAGGAACTCTGGTGCCAGGGATACAGCGAGCCGGGAGCGGGTTCGGACCTGGCGGGCGTACGCACCGCTGCCGTACACGACCGCGACACCGGCTCCTACCGGGTCACCGGCCAGAAGATCTGGACGTCCCTCGCCCACGAGGCGGACTGGTGCTTCGTGCTCGCCCGTACGCAACCCGGCTCCACCCGCCACCACGGCCTGTCCTTCCTGCTCGTCCCGATGGACCAGCCGGGCCGCATCGAGGTCCGCCCGATCCGCCAGCTGACCGGCACGAGCGAGTTCAACGAGGTCTTCTTCGACGGGGCGGTGGCCCGCGCCGAGCACGTGGTCGGCGGCGAGGGAAACGGCTGGCGCGTCGCGATGAGCCTGCTCGGATACGAGCGAGGCGTGTCGACGCTGGCCCAACAGATCGGTTTCGCCCAGGAGTTGGGCCGGGTGGTGGAGGTGGCCGTCGCGAACGGTGCCGTCGCCGATCCCGTCGTACGCGACCGGCTCGTACGCCAGTGGGCCGAGCTGCGCACGATGCGGTGGAACGCCCTGCGCACGCTGGGGAGTTCGGGGAACGGCGGTCAGGCGGGCGGCGCGGGGGCGCCCAGCGTGGCGAAGCTGCTGTGGGGCGGCTGGCATCGGCGGCTGGGCGAACTGGCGGTGCTGGTGCGGGGCGCCGGGGCGGCGGTGGGCCCGGCGGACTGGACGACGGCGGCACCGTACGAACTGGACGCGTTCCAGCACCTGTTCCTGTTCAGCCGGGCCGACACGATCTACGGCGGCTCGGACGAGATTCAGCGCACGATCATCGCCGAGCGCGTGCTCGGCCTGCCTAGGGAGCCGAAGGGCTGAGGGAGTCGCGATGCGAGGCGTGATCTTCGACGGACAGCAGACCCAGGTCGTGGACGATCTGGAGATACGGGATCCAGGACCCGGAGAGGTATTGGTCGCGATCTCCGCGGCCGGGCTCTGTCACAGCGACCTCTCTGTGGTGGACGGGACCATACCGTTCCCCGTTCCTGTGGTGCTCGGCCATGAGGGTGCGGGTGTGGTGGAGGCAGTGGGTGTGGGCGTCACCCATGTCCAGCCCGGCGACCATGTGTCGCTGTCCACGCTCGCCAACTGCGGGGCCTGCGCCGAGTGCGACCGGGGGCGGCCGACGATGTGCCGCAAGGCGATCGGGATGCCGCAGCAGCCGTTCGCGCGGGGCGGCCGGCCGCTGTACCAGTTCGCCGCCAACTCGGCCTTCGCGGAACGGACGTTGGTCAAGGCGGTGCAGGCGGTCCGGATTCCCCAGGACATCCCGCTGACGTCCGCCGCGCTGATCGGCTGCGGCGTCCTGACGGGCGTAGGGGCGGTACTGAACCGCGCCCGCGTGGACCGGGGCGACAACGTCCTCGTCATCGGCACGGGCGGCATCGGCCTCAACGTCATCCAGGGTGCCCGGCTCGCGGGCGCCCTCACCATCGTCGCGGTCGACTCCAACCCGGCGAAGGAGTCCGTGGCCCGGCAGTTCGGCGCCACCCACTTCCTGACGTCGACCGAGGCAGTGAAGGACATCCTCCCCACCGGCGCCCACCACGCCTTCGAATGCGTAGGCCGCGTCGAACTCATCCGCCAGGCCATCGACTCCCTCGACCGCCACGGCCAGGCGGTCCTGCTGGGCGTCCCCCCGGCCACCGCCGAGGCCTCCTTCCTCGTCTCCTCCATGTACCTGGACAAGTCCATCCTCGGCTGCCGCTACGGTTCCTCCCGCCCGCAACGCGACATCGCCCTGTACGCCGAGCTGTACCGCGAAGGCCGGCTGCTCCTGGACGAGTTGGTGACGGCGACCTATCCGGTGGAGGACTTCGACAAGGCGGCGGAGGATGCGCACGAGGGGAGAGTGGCGAGGGCGGTCCTGACGTTTTAGCTCCCTCTCGCATCCGCCGTCCCAGCCCGTCCCATCGGGTGTGTGTCGGCTGCGGGTGGGTGGGGGTTGCTCGCGCCCCGCGGCGGAGCCGCAAATGTCACAGCCCCGCGCCCCTGAAGGCGCGGGGCTTCGCCCCGCGATCCCCCGCCCACCCCGGTTCGTTCGGCTGCGGGCCGGTGGGGGTTGGTCGCGCAGTTCCCCGCGCCCCTTTTAGGGGCGCGGGGAACTGCGCAATCTTTTAGCGGGGGTCTGGGGGCGCAGCCCCCAGGGATGGGACGGGTAGGGGCGGCGGGGGCGAAAACCCACCTCACCATTCCGCGCTGCCGACCCCGACGTTCCCGGGCCCGGGCCCGCCCCCGGCCCGGAACGTACGCCGATACGTAGTGGGCGTGACCCCGAGCGCCGCCTGTAGATGCTGCCGCATCGACTGGGCCGTGCCGAAGCCGGCGTCCCGTGCCACCTGGTCGATCGACAGGTCGCTGGACTCCAGCAGGTGCCGGGCCCGTTCGACGCGCTGCTGGGTGAGCCAGTGCCCGGGGCTGATGCCGGCCTCCTCGCGGAAACGGCGCGTGAAGGTGCGTACGGACATCGACTCCTGTTCGGCCATGTCGCGCAGCTGGATCGGCTCGTGGAGGCGGCCGAGCGCCCAGGCCCGGGCGGCGGTCGTGGTGGCCGCCTGCGCCTCCGGCACCGGGCGCTGGATGTACTGCGCCTGGCCGCCGTCGCGGTGCGGCGGCACGACGGTGCGGCGGGCCACGTCGTTGGCGACGGCGGCGCCGTGGTCGCGGCGTACGAGGTGGAGGCAGAGGTCGATCCCGGCAGCGACACCGGCGGAGGTGAGGATGTCCCCGTCGTCGATGAAGAGCACATCCGCGTCGACCTCGATCTTCGGGAAGAGCTGCTGGAAGTGCTCGGCGTGCATCCAGTGCGTGGTGGCCGGGCGGCCGTCGAGGTAGCCGGCGGCGGCGAGGACGTATCCGCCGGTGCAGATGGAGACGAGGCGGGTGCCGGGGCGGATGTGGGCGAGGGCGGCGGCCAGTTCGGGGGTGAGGACGCCTTCGTCGTGGACGGGGCCGAGTTCGTACGAGGCGGGGATGACGACGGTGTCGGCGGTGGCCAGCGCCTCCGGACCGTTCGCGATGAGGACGGCGAAGTCGGCGTCCGTCTCGACGGGGCCGGGCGGCCGGATCGAGCAGGTGACGATGTCGTACAGGGGCTGTCCGTCCGTGTCGCGCGCCTTGCCGAAGATGCGCTGCGGGATACCCAGCTCGAAAGGCAGCAACCCGTCGAGGGCGAGGACGACGATGCGATGCCGACGGAACGTACCCTGAGTGGCCATGGCCCGATCCTAGCGAATACTGTCCTTCGGGCCAGTGGTTCGCCGGGATCGTATCCCCGAAGCTCTATGTCGTGACCCAGACAACCGAAGCCGGCGAGGCCACCGAGGCCGTAGAGGCCGTAGAGGGAACCCGACCCCGATCCACCCGTTCCTCCGATCCCCGCATCCACCGTGCGTGGTTCGTGGCAGCCGTGGCCTTTGTGAC containing:
- a CDS encoding Zn-dependent alcohol dehydrogenase; the encoded protein is MRGVIFDGQQTQVVDDLEIRDPGPGEVLVAISAAGLCHSDLSVVDGTIPFPVPVVLGHEGAGVVEAVGVGVTHVQPGDHVSLSTLANCGACAECDRGRPTMCRKAIGMPQQPFARGGRPLYQFAANSAFAERTLVKAVQAVRIPQDIPLTSAALIGCGVLTGVGAVLNRARVDRGDNVLVIGTGGIGLNVIQGARLAGALTIVAVDSNPAKESVARQFGATHFLTSTEAVKDILPTGAHHAFECVGRVELIRQAIDSLDRHGQAVLLGVPPATAEASFLVSSMYLDKSILGCRYGSSRPQRDIALYAELYREGRLLLDELVTATYPVEDFDKAAEDAHEGRVARAVLTF
- a CDS encoding acyl-CoA dehydrogenase family protein — protein: MEFGFGPQDEVFRGEARAWLRARLGGGDWDRREWERELGRDGWIGLGWDEDGYGNRRASLTQQVVWAEEYARTKAPARSGHIGENLLAPTLIAHGTAEQKARFLRPVARGEELWCQGYSEPGAGSDLAGVRTAAVHDRDTGSYRVTGQKIWTSLAHEADWCFVLARTQPGSTRHHGLSFLLVPMDQPGRIEVRPIRQLTGTSEFNEVFFDGAVARAEHVVGGEGNGWRVAMSLLGYERGVSTLAQQIGFAQELGRVVEVAVANGAVADPVVRDRLVRQWAELRTMRWNALRTLGSSGNGGQAGGAGAPSVAKLLWGGWHRRLGELAVLVRGAGAAVGPADWTTAAPYELDAFQHLFLFSRADTIYGGSDEIQRTIIAERVLGLPREPKG
- a CDS encoding SDR family NAD(P)-dependent oxidoreductase — translated: MGNFLAGKVIAVTGAGRGIGRAVALAAAAEGARVVVNDYGVSIDGAEPTSSIADAVVKEIEAAGGDAVAVADDISTMAGGQRVVDTALASYGRIDGVVCVAGILRERMLFNMTEEEWDPVVATHLKGTFTLFRAASAVMRKQGSGTLIGFTSGNHQGSVSQANYSAAKGGIISLVRSAALGLHKYGVTANAVAPVARTRMSANVPMELKEIGEPEDVAALVVYLLSERAREERITGQVYTIAGPKIAVWAQPRELRAGYAEGVWTPERIADFLPGTVGVDPMPLLEGVEAMARAAGEGARPNA
- a CDS encoding GlxA family transcriptional regulator, whose amino-acid sequence is MATQGTFRRHRIVVLALDGLLPFELGIPQRIFGKARDTDGQPLYDIVTCSIRPPGPVETDADFAVLIANGPEALATADTVVIPASYELGPVHDEGVLTPELAAALAHIRPGTRLVSICTGGYVLAAAGYLDGRPATTHWMHAEHFQQLFPKIEVDADVLFIDDGDILTSAGVAAGIDLCLHLVRRDHGAAVANDVARRTVVPPHRDGGQAQYIQRPVPEAQAATTTAARAWALGRLHEPIQLRDMAEQESMSVRTFTRRFREEAGISPGHWLTQQRVERARHLLESSDLSIDQVARDAGFGTAQSMRQHLQAALGVTPTTYRRTFRAGGGPGPGNVGVGSAEW